The Devosia sp. genome segment GCCAAAGCGCATCACCATCAATCTTGCCCCGGCCGACTTGCCCAAGGAGGGCAGCCATTATGACCTGCCGATCGCGCTGGGCCTGATGGCGGCCCTGGGGGCCATTCCCCAGGATGCGCTGGATGGCTATCTGGCCCTGGGCGAATTGGGCCTCGACGGGCGGCTGGCCCATGTCGGCGGCGTGCTCCCTGCCGCCATGGCCGCAGCGGCGCGCGGGCTCGGGATCATCTGCCCGGCGCGGTCCGGTCCCGAAGCGGCCTGGGCCGGCGACGACCTCGATATCGTGGCCGGCGATAGCCTGCTGGCGCTGGTCAATCATCTGACCGGTCATCAATTGCAGGCCCGGCCCCGCCCCGGCCAGGCCCCGCAGGGCGCCGTCGATCTGCCCGATCTGGCCGATATACGCGGACAGGCCGTGGCCCGCCGGGCTCTGGAAGTGGCCGCCGCAGGAGGGCACAACCTGCTTATGATCGGGCCTCCCGGCGCCGGTAAGTCCATGCTGGCGCAGCGCCTGCCGTCTATTCTGCCGCCGCTCAGCGCCCGTGAACTGCTCGATGTGTCGATGATCCAGTCCATCGCCGGCGAATTGGCCAACGGGGTTCTGTCTGATCGTCGGCCATTCCGGGCGCCGCATCATTCCGCATCCATGGCCGCTTTGGTGGGTGGCGGGCTCAAGGTGCGACCCGGCGAAGTCAGCCTTGCCCATAACGGCGTGCTGTTTCTCGACGAATTGCCCGAATTTTCTCCCGGCGTGCTGGACAGTCTGCGCCAGCCGCTGGAATCGGGGGAGACGGCCATTGCGCGCGCCAATGCCCGCGTATCTTATCCCAGTCGGGTGCAGCTTGTCGCCGCCATGAACCCGTGCAAATGCGGCTTGGCCGGGACGCCCGGTCACACCTGCCGGCGCGGCGCAGCCTGTGCCGGCGATTACCAGGCGCGCGTGTCGGGCCCGTTCCTCGATCGCATCGATATCCGCATCGACGTCCCTGTTGTTTCGGCAGCCGACATGATTGCGCCGGGCGGCGCCGCTGAACCCTCGGCGCGGGTCGCCGAGCGGGTCGCCGCGGCGCGGGAGCGTCAACGCCATCGCTATGCCAGGGCCGGACATCCCGGAGTCCTGACCAATGCGGCCGCCTCTTCAAGCCTGATCGAGACGCTGGTCGCGCCTGATCGGGACAGCCAGGCTTTGCTGCTGCAGGCCGCTGAGCGGTTCAAC includes the following:
- a CDS encoding YifB family Mg chelatase-like AAA ATPase — protein: MVTRISTVAFQGIDAVPVDVQVQIAPGLPAFVLVGLPDKAVRESGERVRAALTASGLGLPPKRITINLAPADLPKEGSHYDLPIALGLMAALGAIPQDALDGYLALGELGLDGRLAHVGGVLPAAMAAAARGLGIICPARSGPEAAWAGDDLDIVAGDSLLALVNHLTGHQLQARPRPGQAPQGAVDLPDLADIRGQAVARRALEVAAAGGHNLLMIGPPGAGKSMLAQRLPSILPPLSARELLDVSMIQSIAGELANGVLSDRRPFRAPHHSASMAALVGGGLKVRPGEVSLAHNGVLFLDELPEFSPGVLDSLRQPLESGETAIARANARVSYPSRVQLVAAMNPCKCGLAGTPGHTCRRGAACAGDYQARVSGPFLDRIDIRIDVPVVSAADMIAPGGAAEPSARVAERVAAARERQRHRYARAGHPGVLTNAAASSSLIETLVAPDRDSQALLLQAAERFNLSARAYHRVLKVARTLADLAGADAVGRPHIAEALSYRLNFGAA